GCTGTAGTAGAACAGGGACAGCGCGCTGTTTATCGCGCCGACGGCCGCGAGCCACCAGAACCCGGCCTCGATGGCCGAGTAGAACAGGGCGTACTTCGAGAAGAAGCCGCCGAACGGCGGCAGTCCAGCCAGGCTGAACATGAAGACGCTCATGGCGACGGAGGCCATCGGCGCCTTCGCGCCGAGGCCGTTGTAGTCCTCGAAGGTCCGGCCGACGCCCCAGTGTTCGGCCAGGGCGATGAACAGGAACGCACCGGTGTTCATGAAGCCGTACACCATCAGGTGCGCCATCGAGGCGCCGAGCACGTTCGCGTTCGGCCCGCCGGCCGAGAGGGCCGCGAGGCCGATGAGCGCATAGCCCGCGTGACCGATAGAGGAGTACGCGAGCATCCGCTTGACGTTCTCCTGCGTCGCCGCGGCGAAGTTGCCGAGCGTCATCGTGACGACGGCGAGCACCTGGAACGCGAGCACCCAGTCGACGCCCGGGGGCAGTCCCCCGAGGGGGAACGCCTCGACGAACACGCGGAACGCGACGGCGAACCCGGCGGCCTTCGAGGCCGACGAGAGGAACGCCGAGATGGGCGCGGGCGCACCCTCGTAGGCCTCCGGCGCCCAGAAGTGGAACGGAACGGAGGCGGTCTTGAACGCGAAGCCGCCGAGAATCATCAGTACCCCCATCCCGAGGACACCGGTCATGCCGGTGGCCCCCGAGACGGCGCTCGCGATGTCGGGGAGCAGCAGCGACCCCGTGACGGCGTAGACGAGGCTGATACCGAACGCGAACACCGCCGAGGAGAGCGCGCCGATGAGGAAGTACTTCAGCGCCGCCTCGACGCTTCCCTTGTTGCTCTTCAGATACCCCACGAGGGCGTACGAGGGCAGGGAGGCGAGTTCGAGGCTGACGAACGCTGTCGCCAGCGAGTTCGACATCGACATGAGCACCATGCCGGACGTAGCGAACAGCACGAGGGTGTACAGCTCCCCCTGA
This Halogeometricum sp. S3BR5-2 DNA region includes the following protein-coding sequences:
- a CDS encoding NADH-quinone oxidoreductase subunit N; amino-acid sequence: MLALQSSPLPDWMAVSPALILALTGLLLLAIDSIDPTSSNSPVLAGISTAGSLFAFAVAGWFLLEGTGQAATGGAISLYGDALVVDGMSLFFTLIFTVVAAMVSIASMDYAAEQRHQGELYTLVLFATSGMVLMSMSNSLATAFVSLELASLPSYALVGYLKSNKGSVEAALKYFLIGALSSAVFAFGISLVYAVTGSLLLPDIASAVSGATGMTGVLGMGVLMILGGFAFKTASVPFHFWAPEAYEGAPAPISAFLSSASKAAGFAVAFRVFVEAFPLGGLPPGVDWVLAFQVLAVVTMTLGNFAAATQENVKRMLAYSSIGHAGYALIGLAALSAGGPNANVLGASMAHLMVYGFMNTGAFLFIALAEHWGVGRTFEDYNGLGAKAPMASVAMSVFMFSLAGLPPFGGFFSKYALFYSAIEAGFWWLAAVGAINSALSLFYYSRVVKALWIEDDTSSLELGSKPVGLYTAVIFAAVGTLLLLPAFRPVIETAQTVAAALF